The Nicotiana sylvestris chromosome 6, ASM39365v2, whole genome shotgun sequence genomic sequence GTAAATAAACATGGAATGATCGGTTATTCtttgaagagaaaaaaaacatCTAATCTCAATTCCAAACAAGTATTAGTAAAAATGGTGTAGTTTAATTGTTGTCTACATAGTATATACTACTGCCTCAATTGTTGGCATATTGCTCATCTTTGATGTTTTAGTTAACTCACATGATGTGAATAGATGTAGCTAATGTTTTGGCTATTGTGCTTCTTGAATTGGATTGGTTGTTTTTACACTTGCATATGTAAACCATGTCAAATATTGTTTTGAATTATTAGTTGAAAGATTTCCAAACAAGCTTTTTCTTTGGTTGAAACAATATGCTTGTTTATAATGCTTTTATCCTGTAGCATAGCAAAAATGATTAGCAAATTCAAGTGCTTTAAGTGACTTACTTTTATGTTAGAGACACTCCAATTATTAGATGTCAGAATTGTCTAGGTACACTTTTAATTTTTAGTCatattttcatttgttttgcaTCTTCTTTTCTCTTGATAATTGGTCATTTGGATTGGCTGCATCGGACTCTTTCACTGAGTTGAAAATGCACCTGCCTTGAATACCAATTTTCTCCTTGCGTTTAGGTAGTAACCTTCGAAAcctcttcttttgcttcattaCATTCAGAGATGGAGAAACAATGCATTAAGTGTGTCGTTAGCAAGAGTGTGCACGCAATGATAAGATAATTTGAAATATaccatacaacaacaacaacaacaacaataaaatctcactagtggggtctgaggagagtagagtgtacgcaggccttacccctaccccgaagagggtagagaggctgtttccgggagACTCTCGGCACAACAGGAgagacaataatatcaaaaaagaaacaaaagaaaaggcatgtaataacaaaagctagaaagaaaataacaataaCACAAAACTAAGCAAAACAACAATGTGAACACAACACAGACCGCTAACAAACCTAAACAGAACTCTATCAGACTATCCGGTAAAAAAAGGGAAGAACTCTCGACTACCCCCCCGCTCGACTACCCCTTAGCCTaccaccctaatgctcgacctccacatgttcctatcaagagccatgtcctcgaaaatctgaagcctccccatgtcctgcctgatcacctcgcccCAATAAATCTTAGGCCGCCCTCTGCCTCTTCTTGTACCTGCCAAAggcaaccgctcacacctcctaactGGTGCAGCTAGGCTTCTCCTCCGCACGTGTCCAAACCATCTAAGccgcgcttcccgcatcttgtcgtccATGGGAGCCACACCCACCCTCTCCTGAATATCTTCATTACTAATCTTATCTAGCCTAGTGtgtccacacatccatctcaatatcctcatttatgctactttcatcttctggatatgtgaattcttgactggccaacactcagctccatacaacatggccggtctaaccacagctctatagaacttacctttgagtttcggtggcacattcttgtcacacaggactccagacgctaacctccatttcatccaccccaccccaatACGGTGCGTAACATCCCCGTCGATCTCCCTGGATAATTGACCCTAAGTACTTAAAACTCTCTCTCTTGAGGATGATCTGTGAGTCAAGCCTGACTTCCACATCTGCTTCCCCCGTCACGTCGCTGAACTTACATTCCACATATTCCGTcttagtcctactcaacttgaaacctttagactccagggcCTGCCTCCATACCTCCAGTCTCCCGTTAACGCCGcctcgcgtctcatcaatcagaactatatcatcagcAAACAACATATACCATGGCACCTCTCCTTGGATATGGTGTGTAAGTGCGTCCATCTTCTAATTCACTCTAGATCGAAGAAATAAAATAGCATGTGTAGGAATACACGGAAAAATATAGCATATATGAAGTTTGGAAATTTTTCGGATTCATATATAGAGCTTGCCAAATGCCTAATTAGTTTCTTCAAACCACTAATGCTATTGGACTATGTAAATTTCACTTCTGTTTAAGGATCATTTTTGGAATGATGGATACCAAAATATACAGATATCCATGCTGTTCTTTCACATAAGCATCCTTTTATAACTTAGCAAACTGCAGCTGTTTGCCTGTTAGTAAGATGCATGAGATATCTAGGAATTACTAAAGCTGCTTGACCTTTTCACCGATAATGCTTCGAGAAAACTTGCACATTTTGGCCATAAATTGGGAGCTTTATTCATCGATTCTTCACATTTTTGTTGCAGAATACCACTATACATTGGGATGTTTGGTGTTGGTTTGAATGTTATGTTTTTCTTATATACAAGTATGTTGGCTTTGGGCGTCCGGAAGTCATATGAGAAGTGGGAGATTTCCAGTACAGCTGCCCTTCCCTTCATTACTGTGCTTGGGCTCCTATCTTTCCTATTGTAAGTGATATAATGATCACATGAATTATTTGTGCATCCAAATAGTAATACACAGATATAGTTTGAAACTTCTAGATCAAATGAGATTTACGAGTCGTTTGTTTCAGGTTCTGTTATGCTCTGTGGCCTATTTGGAGCTTGTTGACCCTTCCTCTTGTGGTATGACCTGAACTTGGCTAAACGTTATTTATTTCCGTTAATTATTGTTGtccctttatttatgtttaacCAGTATACTAGTTGACCAACTTCAAATCACTTTTGTTTTCAATGAATCATGTAAGAGAACCAAATAACAATTGCCTACCAAAGGCAGAAACGAAAAATGTTTATTCAACATATCATTCAAGCAATGTTATTAAAAGTCATTGCTTCGTTGATTAAAACGACGAAGCGTTGCAAATCGAGAGATTATGGCTTCATAGGTGAAGCCATGTACTTTAGAGAAGTTTGTGCTTCAAATAATGGTGCACattcaacaagaatcagaaactTCTTTGAATTTCAGTTTTAAGGATGGTTTAAAGAGTTGGATTAATCTCGGTATTATTGTATATTAGATGCtaaaattagttattttaataGAAATTCAATTATTGccattttcatttatttttctgaTTCTTAGAATGTTGGCACTGTCTTCTTGATGTATGTGGTTGTTATTGTTCCATTGCCTCCTTGTGCCGAGGGtttttcggaaacaacctctctacctcccggggtaggggtaaggtctgcctACACACTACATGTTGTTGTAACATTGTTAGATATTTTTTAATTTCTGTAAATTGTGCGCTTCACTTCTCGCTTTAAAGCCCCTAGACCTTGTTGCATTTTTGTGCTTTTCGCTTTTAAAATCACTGCATTTTAGATTATTACCTCTTCCTTTCCATTTCTTGTCTGTCTTAGCAGTTTCTCACTTCTGATTGAACATTATTTGCCTTGACTTCAATGTTTTGCAGTTCACTCTATTCATGGCTTGCATGGTTATACTTCCATATTTGGTTCTCGGGTCATTCAAGCCGCAAACTGATTTGCTTCGTACAGATTAGATTCGTTGGGTTAACAAGGACAGAATTTACGTCTCACTGACTTAGCTGAAGGTGCATATAGCCGAAGGTGTATACGGGTAACGAATCATTCGTATCCATTCCAGTAGTTCAAAGTTTCTTTTTGAACGATTAGTTTTGAATGAAGTAAATATTTGTAAGTTTTGATAGTGTTTCGAAAGTGCATTGGATTCTATAATATTTTGCAACATACATGCTGAAGAAAGAGTAAATTGTTTCTCTCATGAACTGTCATGACTCACACTTTTTGGTGATAACAAATGGTGTCCTAGCCGGTTTGCACGCACTACAACTATTCTATCGGACATGCTACCTTGCAGCATTACAGGTACCGATAACTCTATCCATCAAGGCTTAGGCAGATGAAAAAAATCACT encodes the following:
- the LOC104230664 gene encoding uncharacterized protein, translated to MFGGTPVGGGGYVRQRLSQGYGSSGDDLEDDACSRFVSQSNTIPIPRTRTWTEILENFLWIASALFIVYYGDWHHNLIFLLWHDGRIRRIPLYIGMFGVGLNVMFFLYTSMLALGVRKSYEKWEISSTAALPFITVLGLLSFLLFCYALWPIWSLLTLPLVFTLFMACMVILPYLVLGSFKPQTDLLRTD